The DNA segment GGAAGGTCCCTCTGAGATAAACTCTGTTTTTTGGAATGAGGAGAAAAAATCTTGGGACTACAAACTAATCAAAGTAGAAGAATATTTTGGATTCACAGAATGCCAGCAGTGTAGAAAACCAATGTCACATAATATAAAAACAGACGGAGAATTCAAAATGGTTTATGTTAAATGTGCTTGTGCAGATAGAAAGTAAACTCCCCACATTCAAGCAGTATCGATTCCTAAAACATCATAGTATGCTTTTGGAATCATTTGCTGCCCTTTGAAAAAGACATTATTTACTGCAGTATCCAAAACGTATGTTTTTGCCCAATCATCTTCACTTCTAATTGAACGCCCAAAACCCTGAAGGATCTTAGTAAGGGTTTGAGAGGTATACCATAGAGGGAATTTGTTCATTTTTGCCCTTGTTCTCTTTTCAGTGTAATTTGGATATGGAACCTTGGCAATTATTTGAAATCTTGACAAATCATCCTTCAAATCAACACCTTCCCATAACGAAGAGGAAAGCAAAACTCCCGTAGGATCAGTAGCATGTTCAGAAATTACCTCGTCTTGAGTTTTTCCATCTTTGTTTTTACTATGACATAGTCTAATTCTTTGAGTATTCTTGGGAGACAAATATCTAAGAATTTTTTGACATCTAGGAATAGATGATGTTAAAATTAATCCACGTTCATCAGAATGCTCATCCATTATTCGATCAATTGTTTTAATCACTTCAAGTTCATCCTTTTCAGTTGAACCATAACTTAACCTCCTGATGTTAAGAAGATCAATACTTCTATTTTCAATAGGGAATGGGGATTTTGGAGTGTCAACAAATGCAACATCGTCTTGTCGCAATCCCATGTTTTCACAAAAACTAGATTTATCAATTGTTGCAGACATGAAAATTTGATACTCAGTTTCAAAAAAAGAATTTGCAAATTTGGAAACGTCGATTGGCTTTACAGAAATGGTTCTAAAATTACCATTCAAATCTTTCATAGGTTCATTAACAACAAAATTGTCTTTATCAGACATGATGTCAATTTTTGCTTGAGCCGACCGGTCATGTCGGCGCTCCAATCCAGTAATCAATTCATAATCTGGATTATTTTGAAACGCTGCACTTTCTTTAATGTCTTTAATTTTTTTGGCATATGAAAAAGCCATATCATCTGTTAGCTGTATCATTGAATCTAAATCAGTAAAATCATATTTTTCAGAATTCAGATTACATTCATCCACTTGTCCACTAAAAATATCAAATCCAACAAACTGAATAATTTGATCCTCTATTTTGTGGGCTTCATCAAAAACGGTTACTTTTCTATCAAGATATTCCTCAAAGAGCTTTTTGTTAAATTTCATAATTGTGAAGAATGCATGATAATTCCAAAGAGAATGTTTTGAAACTAGTGCATCATATTTTTGCATGTAATAGTGGCATGACAGAGAATCTTGAGTATTCTCTTCTACTTGTTTGATTGTAGGCTTGAATTTACAAACTTCAAAAATTTCTTTCCCATTTTTATTCACCCTTTCCTGGCATTCACCTTTATCACAGGTCAACCCCCATCTCATCGCCCTTCTATCATTATTGACTTTTTCTGAATCCATCAATTT comes from the Candidatus Nitrosopumilus sediminis genome and includes:
- a CDS encoding helicase C-terminal domain-containing protein, whose translation is MLSLLEKFPDQFTPREIQKEILSQIEEKLKSGFKKIILCAPTGVGKSLVGATVSSYFDSSFTVTASKHLQDQYIKDIPFLKPVKGKQNFPCLKLMDSEKVNNDRRAMRWGLTCDKGECQERVNKNGKEIFEVCKFKPTIKQVEENTQDSLSCHYYMQKYDALVSKHSLWNYHAFFTIMKFNKKLFEEYLDRKVTVFDEAHKIEDQIIQFVGFDIFSGQVDECNLNSEKYDFTDLDSMIQLTDDMAFSYAKKIKDIKESAAFQNNPDYELITGLERRHDRSAQAKIDIMSDKDNFVVNEPMKDLNGNFRTISVKPIDVSKFANSFFETEYQIFMSATIDKSSFCENMGLRQDDVAFVDTPKSPFPIENRSIDLLNIRRLSYGSTEKDELEVIKTIDRIMDEHSDERGLILTSSIPRCQKILRYLSPKNTQRIRLCHSKNKDGKTQDEVISEHATDPTGVLLSSSLWEGVDLKDDLSRFQIIAKVPYPNYTEKRTRAKMNKFPLWYTSQTLTKILQGFGRSIRSEDDWAKTYVLDTAVNNVFFKGQQMIPKAYYDVLGIDTA